From Triticum aestivum cultivar Chinese Spring chromosome 4A, IWGSC CS RefSeq v2.1, whole genome shotgun sequence, a single genomic window includes:
- the LOC123086954 gene encoding beta-fructofuranosidase, insoluble isoenzyme 3-like, with translation MAIQPITWVVFLLLALSSSWPIAEASHRVFPDLQSLEAEGGRAVDVDDSLRTGYHFQPPMHWINDPNGVMYYKGVYHLFYQYNPKGAVWGNIVWAHAVSTDLVNWVMLQPAIYPTAPFDVNGCWSGSATVLPDGTPAIMYTGIDGGGRQVQNVAYPKDLSDPYLREWVKPDYNPVIAPGPGINATAFRDPTTAWRGPDGLWRLVVGTKDNHRGIAVLYRSRDFRRWVPVRRPLHHGDTGMWECPDFYPVTSHGVLGDVKHVLKVSLDLTRFEYYTFGAYDHATETYVPDAALADGNDGLRYDYGNFYASKTFLDPAKHRRILWGWANESDSTADDVRKGWAGVQAIPRKIWLAANSKQLMQWPVAEVESLRGNHVNITDRLIKGGDYFEVLGLTTPAQADVEVSFAAMDLDKAEPFDPAWRGADAQTVCAARGADVKGGVGPFGLWVLASDELKERTAVFFRVFKDGDDGKHVVLMCNDPSRSSYADHLYKPSFAGFIDVDIVKAGGKIPLRTLIDHSMVESFGGHGRISILSRVYPTKAVGDKARLYVFNHGESDIKVTHLNAYDMRSAKISTDINQLTR, from the exons ATGGCGATCCAGCCGATAACGTGGGTGGTTTTCCTGTTGCTCGCGCTGTCGTCGTCGTGGCCCATCGCGGAGGCGTCgcaccgcgtcttccccgacttgCAGTCCCTGGAGGCCGAGGGCGGGCGCGCCGTCGACGTCGACGACTCGCTCCGCACCGGCTACCACTTCCAGCCCCCCATGCACTGGATCAACG ATCCTAATGGCGTGATGTACTACAAGGGCGTGTACCACCTCTTCTACCAGTACAATCCCAAGGGGGCCGTGTGGGGCAACATCGTTTGGGCGCACGCCGTGTCCACGGACCTCGTCAACTGGGTCATGCTCCAGCCGGCCATCTACCCCACGGCGCCCTTCGACGTCAACGGCTGCTGGTCCGGCTCCGCCACCGTGCTGCCCGACGGCACGCCGGCCATCATGTACACCGGCATCGATGGCGGCGGCCGGCAGGTGCAGAACGTCGCCTACCCCAAGGACCTCTCGGATCCTTATCTCCGGGAGTGGGTCAAGCCCGACTACAACCCCGTCATCGCGCCGGGCCCCGGGATCAACGCCACCGCGTTCCGTGACCCGACGACGGCGTGGCGGGGACCCGACGGGCTCTGGCGCCTGGTGGTCGGGACCAAGGACAACCACCGGGGCATCGCGGTGCTCTACCGCAGCCGGGACTTCCGGCGTTGGGTGCCGGTGCGCCGACCGCTGCACCACGGCGACACCGGCATGTGGGAGTGCCCGGACTTCTACCCCGTCACCTCCCATGGCGTCCTTGGTGACGTAAAGCACGTGCTCAAGGTGAGCCTCGACCTAACACGGTTCGAGTACTACACCTTCGGCGCGTACGACCACGCCACTGAGACCTACGTGCCGGATGCGGCGCTCGCAGATGGCAACGACGGGCTCCGCTACGACTACGGTAACTTTTATGCGTCCAAGACGTTCCTCGACCCGGCGAAGCACCGCCGCATCCTGTGGGGTTGGGCCAACGAGTCAGACTCCACGGCCGACGACGTCAGGAAGGGCTGGGCCGGCGTGCAGGCCATCCCCAGGAAGATCTGGCTTGCGGCGAACAGCAAGCAGCTCATGCAATGGCCGGTCGCCGAGGTCGAGTCCCTCCGCGGCAACCACGTCAATATCACCGACAGGCTCATCAAGGGTGGGGACTACTTCGAGGTCCTCGGGCTCACGACGCCGGCGCAGGCCGACGTGGAGGTATCGTTCGCGGCGATGGACCTGGACAAAGCCGAACCGTTCGACCCGGCATGGCGCGGCGCCGACGCGCAGACGGTGTGCGCGGCGCGGGGTGCGGACGTCAAAGGCGGCGTGGGGCCGTTCGGGCTGTGGGTGCTCGCGTCCGACGAGCTCAAGGAGAGGACGGCGGTCTTCTTCAGGGTGTTCAAGGACGGCGACGACGGCAAGCACGTCGTGCTGATGTGCAACGATCCCTCGAGGTCGTCCTACGCCGACCACCTCTACAAGCCAAGCTTCGCCGGATTCATCGACGTCGACATTGTGAAGGCTGGCGGCAAGATACCTCTCAGAACCTTG ATCGACCACTCCATGGTGGAGAGTTTCGGAGGGCACGGCAGAATAAGCATATTGTCGAGGGTCTACCCGACAAAGGCCGTCGGCGACAAGGCGCGCCTCTACGTGTTCAACCACGGCGAGTCAGACATCAAGGTTACGCACCTGAATGCGTATGACATGCGGTCGGCCAAGATCAGCACGGATATCAATCAACTGACCAGATGA
- the LOC123086955 gene encoding UPF0481 protein At3g47200 — translation MEKAPSIGSSSWVMEMERTIGDIDPAVEMARWKRHSIYLVPERIKNLHNTKAYRPELVSLGPFHHGEPDLLPMEEHKRRAVVHLVKRSGRPLREFVNAVAEVTQQLQEAYKDLGTEWRGDDNRQRFVELMLTDGCFLLEAMRMDALRGKVQGDYAPNDPVFSQYGYLYLWLYIQSDMVVMENQLPLLLLHRLFLVLDHDKYQDAREIRKLVLDSLCPWRRHVVDINPLGLHPLDILHQSLTHDDHQDRKGSKAYVMPSAMEIYEAGIHFKVSDTDSLLDVHFEHGVLSMPAVRVNEGTEKRFLNLMAFERLHPSAGNAVTAYVIFMDNMISSAKDVALLRSKMIIESGLGSDEEVAKLLNNTLNKGGVMSPSSRLHDVQRQVNAHCRKRWNRWRANFIQTYLRNPWVFISLVATIILLVATLLQTFYTVAPFYKLIS, via the exons ATGGAGAAGGCGCCGTCCATCGGCTCCAGCAGCTGGGTGATGGAGATGGAGAGGACGATCGGCGACATCGACCCGGCGGTGGAGATGGCGCGCTGGAAGCGGCACTCCATCTACCTCGTCCCCGAGCGCATCAAGAACCTGCACAACACCAAGGCGTACCGGCCGGAGCTCGTCTCCCTCGGCCCCTTTCACCACGGCGAGCCCGACCTGCTCcccatggaggagcacaagcgCCGGGCCGTGGTGCACCTCGTCAAGCGCTCCGGGAGGCCGCTGCGGGAGTTCGTCAACGCCGTGGCCGAGGTCACGCAGCAGCTCCAGGAGGCGTACAAGGACCTCGGCACCGAGTGGCGCGGGGACGATAACCGGCAGCGCTTCGTCGAGCTCATGCTCACCGACGGCTGCTTCCTGCTGGAGGCCATGAGGATGGACGCGCTGCGGGGGAAGGTGCAGGGCGACTACGCGCCCAACGACCCCGTCTTTAGCCAGTACGGTTACCTCTACTTGTGGCTGTATATCCAGTCCGACATGGTCGTCATGGAGAACCAGCTGCCACTGCTTCTTCTCCACAGGCTATTCCTTGTTCTCGACCATGACAAATATCAG GATGCTCGAGAGATAAGAAAGTTGGTGCTTGATTCCCTTTGTCCTTGGCGCCGACATGTGGTTGATATAAACCCCCTCGGGCTCCATCCCCTCGACATCTTACACCAAAGCCTTACCCATGACGACCACCAAGATCGCAAAGGTTCGAAGGCGTATGTCATGCCCTCCGCGATGGAGATCTATGAAGCAGGAATCCATTTCAAGGTGAGCGACACCGACAGCCTCCTCGACGTCCACTTCGAGCATGGCGTGCTAAGCATGCCGGCGGTTAGGGTCAACGAAGGCACCGAGAAGAGGTTCCTCAATCTAATGGCATTCGAACGGCTCCACCCTTCTGCTGGCAATGCCGTGACGGCCTACGTAATCTTCATGGACAACATGATTAGCTCGGCCAAGGATGTCGCCCTGCTCAGATCTAAGATGATTATCGAGAGTGGGTTGGGCAGCGATGAAGAGGTCGCTAAGCTCCTAAACAACACGCTAAACAAGGGAGGAGTGATGAGCCCTTCTAGTAGGCTCCACGATGTGCAGCGACAGGTGAATGCCCACTGCAGGAAGAGATGGAACAGGTGGCGAGCTAACTTCATACAAACCTACTTGAGAAACCCTTGGGTGTTCATTTCCCTCGTCGCCACCATTATTCTACTAGTTGCCACACTTTTGCAGACCTTCTATACGGTTGCACCCTTTTACAAGCTAATATCCTAG
- the LOC123086952 gene encoding formin-like protein 20 isoform X2 gives MLKKKKKNLPRFHHPPPVAPPPSTGLVLPTLRRPPPTKSPPPVSNGTAAGLIPWPCSRPFAAATRLPPAAALPPVFSSGRAPSSCRCPAPISSRGRASADPQQDPVPPPPPRSYAAGRDPTPRIHVPAIPSTPPAACTRHDTSCLPTSPPTPQSHITPAGIRGAVQPRPCVQSLLVCSLDSREGAPDFDV, from the exons atgctcaaaaaaaaaaaaaaaaacctcccACGATTCCACCATCCTCCTCCGGTAGCGCCGCCGCCGTCCACCGGCCTCGTCCTGCCCACCTTACGTCGGCCTCCTCCTACGAAATCGCCGCCGCCCGTCTCCAACGGAACCGCCGCCGGCCTCATCCCGTGGCCCTGCAGCCGCCCTTTTGCTGCGGCCACGCGCCTTCCTCCTGCCGCGGCCTTGCCCCCGGTCTTCTCCAGCGGCCGCGCACCGTCCTCCTGCCGTTGCCCCGCCCCGATATCCTCCCGCGGACGCGCCTCCGCCGACCCCCAACAGGATCCCGTACCTCCACCACCCCCAAGATCCTACGCCGCTGGGCGGGATCCGACGCCCCGCATCCATGTCCCGGCGATCCCAAGCACGCCGCCTGCCGCGTGCACTCGACATGACACCTCCTGCCTCCCCACGTCGCCGCCTACACCGCAATCACACATCACTCCGGCCGGGATCCGTGGCGCAGTCCAACCTCGTCCGTGCGTGCAGTCCCTCCTTGTCTGCTCGCTTGACAGCAGAG AAGGAGCTCCGGATTTTGATGTCTGA
- the LOC123086952 gene encoding formin-like protein 20 isoform X1, with protein sequence MLKKKKKNLPRFHHPPPVAPPPSTGLVLPTLRRPPPTKSPPPVSNGTAAGLIPWPCSRPFAAATRLPPAAALPPVFSSGRAPSSCRCPAPISSRGRASADPQQDPVPPPPPRSYAAGRDPTPRIHVPAIPSTPPAACTRHDTSCLPTSPPTPQSHITPAGIRGAVQPRPCVQSLLVCSLDSRANTASKNMQKELRILMSEVQLYHGDYCGRSKH encoded by the exons atgctcaaaaaaaaaaaaaaaaacctcccACGATTCCACCATCCTCCTCCGGTAGCGCCGCCGCCGTCCACCGGCCTCGTCCTGCCCACCTTACGTCGGCCTCCTCCTACGAAATCGCCGCCGCCCGTCTCCAACGGAACCGCCGCCGGCCTCATCCCGTGGCCCTGCAGCCGCCCTTTTGCTGCGGCCACGCGCCTTCCTCCTGCCGCGGCCTTGCCCCCGGTCTTCTCCAGCGGCCGCGCACCGTCCTCCTGCCGTTGCCCCGCCCCGATATCCTCCCGCGGACGCGCCTCCGCCGACCCCCAACAGGATCCCGTACCTCCACCACCCCCAAGATCCTACGCCGCTGGGCGGGATCCGACGCCCCGCATCCATGTCCCGGCGATCCCAAGCACGCCGCCTGCCGCGTGCACTCGACATGACACCTCCTGCCTCCCCACGTCGCCGCCTACACCGCAATCACACATCACTCCGGCCGGGATCCGTGGCGCAGTCCAACCTCGTCCGTGCGTGCAGTCCCTCCTTGTCTGCTCGCTTGACAGCAGAG CAAATACTGCTTCCAAAAATATGCAGAAGGAGCTCCGGATTTTGATGTCTGAAGTTCAGCTGTACCATGGAGACTACTGCGGCCGTTCGAAACACTAG